In one window of Canis aureus isolate CA01 chromosome 36, VMU_Caureus_v.1.0, whole genome shotgun sequence DNA:
- the CD28 gene encoding T-cell-specific surface glycoprotein CD28, whose amino-acid sequence MILRLLLALNFFPSIQVTENKILVKQLPRLVVYNNEVNLSCKYTYNLFSKEFRASLYKGVDSAVEVCVVNGNYSHQPQFYSSTGFDCDGKLGNETVTFYLRNLFVNQTDIYFCKIEVMYPPPYIGNEKSNGTIIHVKEKHLCPDELFPDSSKPFWALVVVGAVLVFYSLLVTVALCAYWIKSKSSRILQSDYMNMTPRRPGPTRRHYQPYAPARDFAAYRS is encoded by the exons ATGATCCTCAGGCTGCTTCTGGCCCTCAACTTCTTCCCCTCGATTCAAGTAACAG aaaACAAGATTTTGGTGAAGCAGTTGCCCAGGCTTGTGGTATACAACAATGAGGTCAATCTGAGCTGCAAGTATACCTACAACCTCTTCTCAAAGGAGTTCCGGGCATCCCTTTATAAGGGAGTAGATAGTGCTGTGGAAGTCTGTGTTGTGAATGGAAATTACTCCCATCAGCCTCAGTTCTACTCAAGTACAGGATTCGACTGTGATGGAAAACTGGGCAATGAAACAGTGACATTCTACCTCCGGAATTTGTTCGTTAACCAAACGGATATTTACTTTTGCAAAATTGAGGTCATGTATCCACCTCCTTACATTGGCAATGAGAAGAGCAATGGGACCATTATCCATGTGAAAG aaaaacatcTTTGTCCAGATGAGCTGTTTCCTGATTCTTCTAAGCCATTTTGGGCACTGGTGGTGGTTGGTGCAGTCCTAGTTTTCTATAGCTTGCTAGTAACAGTGGCTCTTTGTGCCTACTGG ATAAAGAGTAAGAGTAGCAGGATCCTTCAGAGTGACTACATGAACATGACCCCCCGGAGGCCGGGGCCCACCCGAAGGCACTACCAACCCTATGCCCCAGCACGCGACTTTGCAGCATACCGCTCCTGA